One segment of Sulfobacillus thermosulfidooxidans DSM 9293 DNA contains the following:
- a CDS encoding ribokinase, translating to MSYDIVVVGSLVVDLPVYLSHSPHLGETIVAKDSHVFPGGKGLNQAVQAFKLGARVFFVGPIGPDPLGAFMQHALDDIGLKDRILLMTDTITSYAVPVITPDSHYIIHVPGANQRITAEDLLTFRNSWPQSRILLLQGELTEAANMTAIALMRHMNPLILLDPSPVEHISDALIQSSHILTPNQEELSQLALRYGWTSQNPLWIAQQLLARFSNLHAVVATQGREGIILVTRDHTHHIPALSIEEKDPTAAGDAFNGACAYALSQGDSLYNACVFANTVGAYAASHLGAVTSLPSWNDLKIFSSQGN from the coding sequence GTGAGTTATGATATTGTAGTCGTCGGCAGTTTAGTCGTTGATCTTCCGGTTTATTTAAGTCACAGTCCCCATTTAGGGGAAACCATAGTGGCCAAAGACTCTCATGTTTTTCCTGGGGGAAAAGGACTCAATCAAGCCGTTCAAGCCTTCAAATTGGGAGCCCGGGTGTTCTTTGTGGGACCTATAGGCCCCGATCCGCTTGGAGCGTTTATGCAACATGCATTAGATGATATCGGCCTCAAGGATCGCATTTTGCTGATGACCGATACTATCACTAGCTATGCCGTTCCGGTTATTACCCCCGATTCCCATTACATCATTCATGTACCGGGAGCCAATCAGCGCATTACAGCGGAGGACCTTTTAACATTTCGAAATTCATGGCCACAAAGTCGCATCTTACTCCTTCAAGGCGAATTGACCGAAGCTGCTAATATGACCGCCATTGCCCTCATGCGTCATATGAATCCCCTTATTTTGTTAGATCCTTCGCCAGTTGAACACATTAGCGACGCATTAATCCAATCTAGCCACATCTTAACGCCTAATCAAGAAGAGTTATCCCAACTCGCGTTACGCTACGGGTGGACTTCTCAAAATCCTCTATGGATTGCCCAACAGTTGCTAGCCAGATTTTCTAATCTCCATGCGGTTGTGGCCACTCAAGGACGTGAGGGCATTATATTGGTGACGAGGGATCATACACATCACATTCCAGCACTTTCTATTGAAGAAAAAGATCCCACTGCAGCCGGAGACGCTTTTAATGGCGCTTGTGCCTATGCCTTGAGTCAAGGCGATTCATTGTATAATGCTTGTGTGTTTGCTAATACTGTCGGAGCTTATGCGGCCTCTCACTTGGGTGCCGTTACCTCTTTGCCGTCTTGGAATGACCTTAAAATTTTCTCCTCCCAGGGAAATTAA
- a CDS encoding DedA family protein: MHHTVALPGFIRAVEPFLHHYGYLAIFFGVLLEDFGLPLPGETIVLTASILAGQRVFNIVDVIITASLGGIVGDTLGYFLGLRFGHRLLIRFARYVGLRQEWLRRFNHWILHRGVWLVVIARFIDGLRQLNGWIAGANGISWTRFIPLNMVGAVLWVSAWALSGYFFSGKILAVMERFKQVDVFFVILGGLGILTPVALHYFRHFRGRSRPSTLKDNS; encoded by the coding sequence ATGCATCATACTGTCGCTCTGCCAGGATTCATACGGGCTGTGGAACCTTTTTTGCACCACTATGGATATCTTGCCATTTTCTTTGGGGTCTTGTTAGAAGACTTTGGTTTACCTCTACCTGGCGAGACGATTGTTCTAACGGCCAGTATTTTAGCAGGTCAGCGCGTCTTCAATATTGTGGACGTCATCATCACCGCGTCTTTGGGGGGCATTGTTGGGGATACACTGGGATATTTTTTGGGATTACGATTCGGTCACCGCCTGCTTATCCGTTTTGCCCGGTATGTCGGTTTACGCCAAGAGTGGCTTAGACGGTTCAATCATTGGATTCTACACCGGGGCGTATGGTTAGTGGTTATTGCGCGATTTATTGATGGTCTTCGCCAGTTAAATGGATGGATTGCTGGAGCCAATGGCATTAGTTGGACGCGCTTTATTCCTTTAAACATGGTGGGTGCAGTCCTGTGGGTGAGTGCATGGGCCTTATCGGGATATTTTTTTAGTGGAAAAATTCTGGCGGTGATGGAGCGATTTAAACAGGTGGATGTGTTTTTTGTGATTCTGGGCGGGTTAGGAATCCTTACTCCGGTCGCTTTACATTATTTTCGGCACTTCAGAGGACGATCACGACCTAGTACGCTAAAAGACAATTCTTAA